A genomic stretch from Corynebacterium terpenotabidum Y-11 includes:
- a CDS encoding endonuclease domain-containing protein, whose product MRAWLAQARRDGRVPDGPGPDHTIRVQPLPVPVKRTSLTGTHTRASLRARFRTLTKGVLLPLEPEDMPEEFRIREEDCGGFLVDIISRARAHWLLNVPTIIGYWAAAAYHGLPYWCDDAPVVLLGSYSSGDARSWNAKHTPTVPVFLAAVPSVTTVCPDSAFPHLRVVTANIAAGQCLHSLLKGTHGWDVPEVPGLTPREVRCVQFLDAMFQCTRLTGDDVRRGARNLVDAGRLDRLLALSDPGAQSPRETLLRLYVRDVLPAGFTWTSQVTVYLDPAGRPWKHLIADLACEELTLALFYDGAYHRAEERRSLDHHQIARLRKRGWEAVRVDAALMAETDLMMEDIGDAIERALAALPVRTERRHGRN is encoded by the coding sequence ATGCGCGCCTGGCTCGCCCAGGCCCGACGCGACGGACGTGTCCCCGACGGTCCCGGACCCGACCACACCATCCGCGTCCAACCGCTGCCTGTCCCGGTGAAACGCACCAGCCTGACCGGCACCCACACACGCGCATCCCTCCGGGCACGCTTCCGCACACTGACGAAGGGCGTCCTGCTACCCCTAGAGCCCGAGGACATGCCGGAGGAGTTTCGCATCAGGGAGGAGGACTGCGGCGGATTCCTCGTGGACATCATCAGCCGCGCCCGCGCCCACTGGCTGCTCAACGTGCCGACGATCATCGGTTACTGGGCAGCCGCCGCGTACCACGGCCTGCCGTACTGGTGCGATGATGCGCCGGTGGTACTGCTGGGCAGCTATTCGAGCGGGGACGCCAGATCGTGGAACGCTAAGCACACCCCCACAGTTCCGGTCTTTCTCGCAGCAGTCCCCTCCGTCACCACCGTCTGCCCGGATTCCGCCTTTCCCCACCTGCGCGTGGTCACCGCCAACATCGCCGCAGGTCAGTGTCTCCATTCTCTTCTCAAGGGGACGCATGGCTGGGATGTACCGGAGGTGCCGGGGCTCACACCGCGGGAGGTCCGGTGCGTCCAGTTCCTCGACGCCATGTTCCAGTGCACCCGGCTGACCGGTGACGATGTCCGCCGTGGCGCCCGGAACCTGGTGGACGCCGGGCGTCTCGACCGACTGCTCGCCCTGTCCGACCCCGGCGCGCAGTCGCCCCGGGAGACGTTGTTGCGGCTCTACGTCCGTGATGTGCTTCCCGCAGGATTCACCTGGACCTCCCAGGTCACGGTGTATCTCGACCCGGCCGGGCGGCCGTGGAAACACCTCATCGCCGATCTGGCCTGCGAGGAACTGACACTCGCACTGTTCTACGACGGTGCGTATCACCGCGCCGAGGAGCGACGTAGCCTCGACCATCACCAGATCGCGCGGTTGAGGAAGCGTGGGTGGGAGGCGGTGCGGGTGGACGCCGCGCTGATGGCCGAGACCGACCTGATGATGGAGGACATCGGTGATGCGATCGAACGGGCGCTTGCTGCCCTGCCGGTGAGGACAGAGCGCAGGCACGGTAGGAACTGA
- a CDS encoding adenosine deaminase, producing the protein MTEPSSPSYSIVDPAIVRTLPKVVLHDHLDGGLRPQTIIDIAAATGYDGLPTTDADDLEKWFFDAANSGDLPTYLTTFDHTTAVMQTKDALVRVTREAVEDLAADGACYAELRYAPEQHLAAGLSLQEVVEATVQGVKEGEKAVADDGGRIHARLLLCAMRHADRALEIAQLLVDNYGEHSPGEGYVVGFDIAGAEDGFPPSNHVAAFDLLRKNLIPVTVHAGEAAGVESIADGLRQGAVRIGHGVRIYEDIEAEMSGLELGKVAKFVRDRRIPLEICPTSNTQTGICDSVEEHPFNLLYDLGFTCTVNTDNRLVSGCTMSGEMVKLAEAFDLEYWQLLELTTNALETAFCDQPLRESLEREVIYPAYAELGDAMDIAVDEATGAAAASGIDALHGEHLHTHGVGAEEVELSMENLKAELEQLGLNLDDDDEVGDAGDASQ; encoded by the coding sequence ATGACTGAACCCTCGTCACCCTCGTACTCCATCGTCGATCCCGCGATCGTCCGCACCCTGCCGAAGGTCGTCCTCCACGACCACCTGGACGGCGGGCTGCGTCCGCAGACCATCATCGACATCGCCGCCGCCACCGGCTACGACGGCCTGCCCACCACGGATGCCGACGACCTGGAGAAATGGTTCTTCGACGCTGCGAACTCCGGTGACCTGCCGACCTACCTCACCACCTTCGACCACACGACTGCCGTGATGCAGACGAAGGACGCCCTGGTCCGCGTCACCCGGGAGGCCGTTGAGGACCTCGCCGCTGACGGCGCCTGCTATGCCGAGCTGCGCTATGCTCCCGAACAGCATCTGGCTGCGGGGCTGTCCCTCCAGGAGGTCGTCGAAGCCACTGTCCAGGGTGTCAAGGAGGGCGAGAAGGCTGTCGCCGACGACGGCGGACGCATCCATGCCCGCCTGCTGCTCTGCGCCATGCGTCACGCCGACCGTGCCCTGGAGATTGCCCAGCTGCTCGTCGACAACTACGGTGAGCATTCGCCGGGTGAGGGGTACGTCGTCGGCTTCGACATCGCCGGCGCCGAGGACGGCTTCCCGCCGTCGAATCACGTCGCCGCTTTTGACCTGCTGCGGAAGAACCTCATTCCGGTGACGGTGCACGCCGGTGAGGCCGCGGGAGTGGAGTCCATCGCCGACGGTCTGCGGCAGGGGGCCGTGCGCATCGGCCATGGCGTCCGCATCTACGAGGACATCGAGGCCGAGATGAGTGGGCTGGAGCTGGGGAAGGTCGCGAAGTTCGTGCGTGACCGTCGCATTCCGTTGGAGATCTGCCCGACCTCCAACACCCAGACCGGGATCTGCGACTCGGTGGAGGAGCATCCCTTCAACCTGCTCTACGATCTCGGTTTCACCTGCACCGTGAACACGGACAACCGGCTGGTCTCCGGCTGCACCATGAGCGGCGAGATGGTGAAGCTCGCCGAGGCCTTCGACCTGGAGTACTGGCAGCTGCTGGAGCTGACCACCAATGCCCTGGAGACCGCGTTCTGCGACCAGCCGCTGCGCGAGTCGTTGGAGCGCGAGGTCATCTACCCCGCCTACGCCGAGCTGGGGGACGCCATGGATATCGCCGTCGATGAGGCGACCGGTGCCGCCGCAGCCTCAGGCATCGACGCGTTGCACGGTGAGCACCTCCACACCCACGGGGTGGGGGCGGAGGAGGTCGAGCTGTCGATGGAGAACCTCAAGGCAGAGCTGGAGCAGCTGGGTCTGAACCTCGACGATGATGATGAGGTCGGGGACGCCGGGGACGCCAGCCAGTAG
- a CDS encoding D-alanyl-D-alanine carboxypeptidase family protein, with protein MRTRRPHPVPGVLAVLLISAAPAAAQDTGLNGMSRDQWLPTTVASDAPLPDDATLDTDDCRYDAELPSAFDADALRTSETAAVITVERPGPGGEGMDTCGTVAADGVDLPERLSLGSYVLYDVDSGEVLAAKDPYGLYRPASVIKILLVMIALDDLDMDELVPVTAEMANVDGSKVGVGPDGKYTARQLLQGLVMNSGNDAALALAGALGGTDTTVDRMQELANSLGAVATTVTTVNGLDTPDVQTTAYDLAQIYRAAFQREDVRTLLSTETATFPGYGEYPEFQIASDNGMLYDYPGALGGKTGFTDNARHTFAAAAQRDGRTLGVVMLNSTIAAGRLWSQAESVLDAGFDATSDTSVGTLTGGSTGEDAGPDAASAASAAPTESSLSSSTTPLVIAGLGVVTVLLAGAWRLSRRRS; from the coding sequence ATGCGTACCCGCCGTCCTCATCCCGTGCCGGGAGTTCTCGCTGTGCTCCTCATCTCGGCCGCACCTGCCGCCGCCCAGGACACGGGCCTCAACGGCATGTCCCGGGACCAGTGGTTGCCGACCACCGTTGCCTCGGACGCCCCGCTGCCCGATGACGCCACGTTGGACACCGACGACTGCCGCTACGATGCGGAACTTCCCTCGGCCTTCGACGCGGACGCTCTGCGCACCTCGGAGACCGCAGCGGTGATCACGGTCGAGCGTCCCGGCCCTGGCGGGGAGGGGATGGACACCTGTGGCACGGTGGCCGCCGACGGTGTGGACCTTCCGGAGCGGCTGAGCCTGGGCAGTTACGTGCTCTACGACGTCGATTCCGGGGAGGTGCTGGCGGCGAAGGACCCCTACGGGCTGTACCGGCCGGCGTCGGTGATCAAGATCCTGCTCGTCATGATCGCGCTCGACGATCTGGACATGGACGAGCTGGTGCCGGTGACCGCGGAGATGGCGAATGTCGACGGATCGAAGGTCGGGGTGGGACCGGACGGAAAGTACACGGCGCGCCAGTTGTTGCAGGGTCTGGTGATGAATTCCGGCAATGACGCCGCCCTCGCGCTCGCCGGTGCCCTCGGCGGTACCGACACGACAGTGGACAGGATGCAGGAGCTGGCGAATTCCCTCGGGGCGGTGGCGACGACAGTGACGACGGTCAACGGGTTGGACACCCCCGACGTGCAGACCACCGCCTATGACCTGGCCCAGATCTACCGGGCGGCGTTCCAGCGCGAGGATGTGCGGACGCTGCTGTCCACGGAAACGGCGACGTTCCCCGGGTACGGCGAGTACCCGGAGTTCCAGATCGCCAGTGACAACGGGATGCTCTACGACTACCCCGGGGCGCTCGGCGGGAAGACCGGTTTCACCGACAATGCCCGGCACACTTTCGCCGCGGCGGCGCAGCGGGACGGGCGGACGCTGGGCGTGGTGATGCTCAATTCCACGATCGCGGCGGGGCGGCTGTGGTCCCAGGCGGAAAGTGTTCTTGACGCCGGGTTCGACGCGACCTCGGACACCTCGGTCGGCACGCTCACTGGCGGCAGTACCGGGGAGGACGCCGGGCCGGACGCGGCGTCCGCGGCGTCCGCAGCGCCCACAGAGTCCTCTCTGTCCTCGTCAACGACGCCCCTGGTCATCGCCGGACTGGGTGTCGTTACTGTCCTGTTGGCCGGTGCCTGGCGGCTCTCGCGCCGCCGGTCTTGA
- a CDS encoding YhjD/YihY/BrkB family envelope integrity protein — translation MAATGSENKPSAVEKLRATQPWFDHIMLMNERYTERGGNHFAAGITYFSVLSLIPLLMLVLAIAAMVLAGNEDLLGELVDTIRNAVTGELGDTLTDILNTAIDQRGSIFSVGLLLTLWTGLGWIGNLRLGISEMWEVPGQADNFIKGKFSDLLALIGLLFSLIVAFAVTAVGSGGFTWRIIEALNMDHITGIRYLVWGIALAIGVAANWVVMFWLLLFFPRTHVPRRAAAQGALIGAVAFEFVKQFATVFFSSTMSNPAGAAFGPIIGVMVLLYLVWRIALYCSAWIATSREALAEVIPDAPAPALIQIRRDAHPQARSENSVRRAGLVGAGAAVGVLIGGLVVKTGGARAARHRPTGQ, via the coding sequence ATGGCCGCCACAGGCTCTGAGAATAAGCCGTCAGCTGTGGAGAAACTCCGGGCCACACAGCCCTGGTTCGACCACATCATGCTCATGAACGAGCGGTACACAGAGCGCGGCGGGAACCACTTCGCCGCCGGCATCACCTATTTCTCTGTCCTGTCACTCATCCCGCTGCTCATGCTCGTACTCGCGATCGCGGCCATGGTCCTCGCCGGGAACGAGGACCTCCTCGGCGAGCTGGTCGACACGATCAGGAACGCCGTCACCGGAGAGCTCGGCGACACCCTCACCGACATTCTCAATACCGCCATCGACCAGCGTGGCAGCATCTTCAGCGTCGGTCTGCTGCTGACCCTGTGGACCGGTCTCGGCTGGATCGGGAACCTGCGTCTCGGCATCTCCGAGATGTGGGAGGTCCCCGGCCAGGCGGATAACTTCATCAAGGGAAAGTTCAGCGACCTGCTCGCCCTGATCGGTCTGCTGTTCTCCCTGATCGTCGCCTTCGCGGTTACCGCAGTCGGTTCCGGTGGGTTCACCTGGCGCATCATCGAGGCGCTGAACATGGACCACATCACCGGAATCCGGTACCTCGTCTGGGGTATCGCCCTGGCCATCGGCGTCGCCGCGAACTGGGTGGTCATGTTCTGGCTGCTGCTGTTCTTCCCCCGCACCCATGTGCCGCGCAGGGCGGCGGCGCAGGGCGCGCTCATCGGTGCAGTCGCCTTTGAATTCGTCAAGCAGTTCGCCACCGTCTTCTTCAGTTCCACGATGTCGAACCCGGCTGGTGCCGCCTTCGGCCCGATTATCGGTGTGATGGTGCTGCTCTACCTCGTCTGGCGGATCGCCCTGTACTGCTCGGCCTGGATCGCGACCTCCCGGGAAGCGCTGGCCGAGGTCATTCCGGACGCCCCGGCCCCCGCCCTCATCCAGATCCGGCGGGACGCCCATCCGCAGGCACGGTCGGAGAACTCGGTGCGCCGGGCCGGTCTCGTCGGCGCCGGGGCGGCAGTCGGGGTGCTCATCGGAGGTCTCGTCGTCAAGACCGGCGGCGCGAGAGCCGCCAGGCACCGGCCAACAGGACAGTAA
- a CDS encoding N-acetylmuramoyl-L-alanine amidase codes for MHRRRILMTLTAALTATALASCTIGDAEDTASTASPVTGVQTGAASPTDTLPDPTTAQLKDSEDRSGTADTTTGDLTALAGRTIYIDPGHAGTAPPADLTAIDGRGGTKACNTSGTASDAGWPEHTFTWEISQQLKTILEEAGATVLLTRADDVNRADCIDERAYKENASAADAVVSLHADGSGTGNTGFHISAIADPLPDNLPTESADLATSVRDAMVAAGLPTSNYLGTDGLYPRSDLTGLNLSSKPKILIEFGNMRDLSDLAQLESADGRKVRAQAVAQGLADFLS; via the coding sequence ATGCACCGTCGACGTATCCTGATGACGCTGACTGCCGCCCTCACCGCAACTGCCCTCGCCTCCTGCACCATCGGAGATGCGGAGGACACTGCCAGCACAGCCTCCCCGGTGACCGGCGTCCAGACCGGGGCGGCGAGCCCCACGGACACCCTCCCCGACCCGACGACCGCGCAGCTGAAGGACTCGGAGGATCGCTCGGGGACTGCCGACACCACCACCGGAGATCTCACAGCTCTGGCAGGTCGCACCATCTACATTGACCCGGGACATGCGGGGACCGCCCCGCCCGCAGATCTCACGGCTATCGATGGTCGCGGCGGCACCAAGGCCTGCAACACCAGCGGCACGGCCTCCGACGCCGGTTGGCCCGAGCACACCTTCACCTGGGAGATTTCCCAGCAGCTCAAGACCATTCTTGAGGAGGCCGGGGCAACTGTCCTCCTGACCCGCGCAGATGACGTCAACCGCGCCGACTGCATCGACGAACGCGCCTACAAGGAAAATGCGTCCGCTGCCGATGCCGTCGTCAGCCTCCACGCCGACGGCTCCGGTACGGGCAACACCGGTTTCCACATCTCCGCAATCGCCGACCCGCTACCGGACAACCTGCCGACGGAATCCGCCGACCTGGCGACCTCAGTCCGTGACGCCATGGTCGCCGCCGGACTGCCCACCTCCAACTATCTCGGCACCGACGGCCTCTACCCCCGATCCGATCTCACCGGCCTGAACCTGTCCTCCAAGCCGAAGATCCTCATCGAGTTCGGCAATATGCGCGATCTCAGTGACCTGGCACAGCTCGAGTCCGCCGACGGACGGAAGGTCCGCGCGCAGGCGGTGGCACAGGGGCTGGCAGACTTTCTCTCGTGA
- the trpS gene encoding tryptophan--tRNA ligase: protein MVMSDEVTVQRVLSGIQPTADSYHLGNYLGAVKQWIDLQNGYDAFYFIPNLHAITVDQDPVELRDRTTAGVAQLLALGIDPEKSTIFVQSQVPQHAELAWVLTCLTGFGEASRMTQFKDKSTKRGADRTSAGLFMYPMLMAADILLYSPQLVPVGEDQRQHLELTRNLAERFNSRFGETFVVPDGFIPEGAAKIYDLQEPTAKMSKSGTNPKGIVNLLDAPKTSAKRIKSAVTDNEGVIRFDRENKPGVSNLLVIQSALTGRPVDEIVADYDAAGAQYGALKTDTAAALEAFTTPLKQRYDEFMADPAELKRILDRGAEKAAAVAEPLVADVYAKMGLLR from the coding sequence ATGGTCATGAGTGATGAAGTGACTGTGCAGCGCGTCCTGTCCGGAATCCAGCCCACGGCGGACTCCTACCACCTGGGTAACTACCTCGGAGCGGTGAAGCAGTGGATCGACCTGCAGAACGGGTACGACGCCTTCTACTTCATCCCGAACCTCCACGCCATCACCGTCGACCAGGATCCGGTGGAACTGCGTGATCGGACGACCGCCGGTGTGGCGCAGCTGCTGGCGCTGGGCATCGACCCGGAGAAGTCGACGATCTTCGTGCAGTCCCAGGTGCCGCAGCATGCGGAGCTGGCGTGGGTGCTGACCTGTCTCACCGGATTCGGCGAGGCGTCCCGCATGACCCAGTTCAAGGACAAGTCCACCAAGCGTGGCGCCGACCGGACCTCGGCGGGGCTGTTCATGTACCCGATGCTCATGGCGGCGGACATTCTGCTGTACAGCCCCCAGCTGGTGCCGGTGGGGGAGGACCAGCGCCAGCATCTGGAGCTGACCCGGAACCTCGCGGAGCGCTTCAACTCCCGGTTCGGTGAGACCTTCGTGGTACCGGACGGGTTCATTCCGGAAGGCGCGGCGAAGATCTACGACCTGCAGGAACCGACGGCGAAAATGAGCAAGTCAGGGACGAACCCGAAGGGCATCGTCAACCTGCTGGACGCGCCGAAGACCTCGGCGAAGCGGATCAAGTCCGCGGTGACCGACAATGAGGGTGTGATCCGGTTCGACCGGGAGAACAAGCCGGGTGTGTCGAACCTGCTGGTCATCCAGTCCGCGCTGACCGGGCGCCCGGTGGATGAGATCGTCGCGGACTATGACGCCGCGGGTGCGCAGTACGGTGCGCTGAAGACGGACACCGCTGCCGCGCTGGAGGCGTTCACCACACCACTGAAGCAGCGCTACGACGAGTTCATGGCGGACCCGGCCGAGCTGAAGCGCATCCTGGACCGGGGTGCGGAGAAGGCCGCGGCGGTGGCGGAGCCGCTGGTGGCGGACGTGTACGCAAAGATGGGGCTGCTGCGGTAG